TCACTGTAGTTACCTTATAATTGCAAAGGGCATCTATGATGTGACTAAAGATGCTTTTCTCTCCTGCAAAACCTTCTCATTGAGTCATCTACTTTGTCCTGACACTGGTTACCTCTGGCCAACCCACCTTAGAGAGATACTCCCTCATGACCTGGATGAAGTATGGCATGGAGAAGTCCATGATGTTGTGTCGCCAGGCGGTCTCCAGCACCACATCGGGCCGCAGCAGGTCGTAGCAGGTGAACAGGCAGGCTGCGAAACACTCCTTCTTGTCTTCCATCAGGAACCAAGCCAGGAGCTCCTCTGCCAGCTCGATGTCTTTTGATTCGGATGCGTACTGCATGGCATCCTGCGGAGAGGAAAGCAAAACTTCAGTTCAATTAACCGAGTAGGAGAAAGTGGCCAAGTCCTCCCTTTTAAATTCTAGCTCAGTCGGTTTCTGGGACAAAACGTGATGCTATGATTTGCATTACTTGGAAGAACTGGATTATATACTGAAAGTTTTTTCAGTGGCCATGCACCTTGTAGAGCTTGTCCTTCTTGCAGAGCTCGACACTCTGTTTCCAGCGGTTGTTGCCCTTGAAAAGGTAGGCTGCGATCCTCCTAAACTCAATCAGCTCGTGCTTCTCCAGGCCCTGAGCCAGGGAGATGTTGTCAAAGTTGTCATAGGCATCAATGGAAGTACGCAGTGCCTAGataagagacaaagagaggagattATAGGATAGAACTCAAAAAGCAACTGTGTGAACAGTAGCGTGCTGTGGAGTAAGCAACAAAGCCACAATCACAACTACTACTATCTGTCATGATACACAATGTGCAATATGAAAATGTCATACCGCATAGTCTTCCTCAATGATGAAGAGGTTGTTGAGGGCCTCATTCACTGACTTGTTGTTGTGATTCTGGACAGACCGTAGGTAAGGTTTGACCAGAGGCAGCTGCTTCACCTAAACAAGGAACAAGAAGCCAAATCTTTCATGTAATCTCTTACAACAGTGACTAAAAACTTCACATAAATGATCCACAATAGCaatgcttttttaaataatttcttttgTAGATATGTTGTAAATGAATGCAACCTAACCCCCTGAGAACTGTTTACCTTGCTGAAGAAGTTGACAGCGCGCGTGTGGTCCAGTCTTGGAGAGAGGACTATGAGCAGGTCGTTCAGTAACAACGGTTTGAACTCCAGATAAAACTGGACGGCCTTGTAGTACAGCTCCACATTGGCCACCTACAAGCAACACATATACTCAGTTAAACATACAAATAATTTCTACCACAATAAAAGGGTCAGTATTGTACTTTGGCATTGCAGATAACAGGAGAACTTGTTACAGAGTgactagcttttttttttttttttttacatttatttctttttttaccttGGTGACAATGTCTTTGAACTGGCCCTCCTTCCAGGCATCAGCTGGATGGTTCATCATGGTGATGATGGCATTGTCATACTCCTCATACTTGTCGTAAAGGAACACCAGCTCCGCCCAGAGGTGAGCCTGCTCTGCTGCCCTGAgaacctgtcacacacacacacacaagttcatGAACTCATATCTAAATTGGTGAATAGGTCTGGAGCTTGGGAACCTTCTACCTCTATGTTGCATGTGTATGTTGTAAAGCCGATAATAAATTGTGCTTTGTTAGAAGATGTTGAAGTATTCCCCCTCGCCTACCTTTGGAATATTGACACGGGACCAGAAGAGCTCCAGGTGCTCCCTCATCTTCTGGGGTTTGAACTTGGAGTAGAGGATGGCCAGCTCAGTGAACATACCCATGTGAGCACGCTCCAGTCCCAGGGCGGCCTCCAGCATGGTGATCAGCTCCTCAAAGTAACCACGGTCCTAGAGGGTCCACACAAACGTCATGAGACCAACCATAAACCTTTAAACCAGTAATACAACCAAGACACACACTACAAAAACCTTCAAGTCTCAGTTTTCATTGGGAACTTTAAGACGTTGGTTGAATTATCTCacttgagaaaaacaaatggcaaCCAATAAAACTCATGTTTGCAGACACTTGAGATTTACTGGCGGAACATAAGGACATGCCATCTGGAAGCCTTGATATTTGGTATTTCAATGCAAGACTAAGactgaaaactgagaaaaatgtGTCTGGCTCCAGATAGTATACGTGCTCAGTAGTTACCCAGCATTCATAGTGAGTGTATCAGGTGAGCTTTACATTGGCCCCAGTTACCCCTGTTACCTGGTAGTAGTTGATGAGTTCTTCAAGTTCATCGGCGTGGACGACAATATGCAGGCCACACATTTGGGCAAGACGGAACTCTTTCCCATCTACGCACGCAAAACACACCTGAGAGAGAACAGaatcaaacaaaccaaaatgtaTATTAGAGGTGAGTGGACAATACACCGCCCGTAGTGTTTCTTTACTGACACTGTAGAGAGGTTTaatggcagacagagaaaaaccaGCAGAAAAAGGCACAGCCTCGTGAGTGCTACATCTGACTCTTAACTCTACAAACAACGTTCTCTTTTGAACGTGGAGTTAAAAATTAAACTGTATCGTCATTTCTCACCTCCTTCCAGGTGCGGGTGCTGTTTGCCTTGCGCGCTCCGTCCACAGCTGCCTGGTACTCTCCCAGGTGCACCAGAGTGGAGGCCAAACGGCCGAAGTTGGACACGTTGTTGTAAAGCAGCTTGGCTGCCTCGTACATCTTGTCGTCATAGCAGCGGTCTCCCACCTGAAGGAAAATGGCCAGAAAAAGCAAGCAAGATCAGCAAAGTAGCAGGTGAGAGAGAACGACAGTGTATCAaggtcatttatttgtcatcaTACAACACAAGGCTactaaaagaaaggaaaggaaaggaaagttgGAGTCCCTTCATGctatacaaacacagagcacataTACAAAAACTGTGTGCGTACATGTACACACCCAGGAAATAATTCTGTACTGCGCTGTTTTAATTTGCATCTTGGTGGAATGCATGCAAACATCAGCAAGAAGACAGTGTTGATAATATGTTCTTCCGGGCTCGACATCTATTGTGTGCTGTATATCTGTATGCTCCCCAGGACCTACTTGCTGAATGTGAGCATTATTAGGCCCGTTGATGAACTCCTCCAGCTCGGCCAGGCGATTTGTCTTGGCCAGGGCAAAGATCAGCTCAGTTTCAACGTAAGACTCGCGGGCCTTCTTACGGGCCATCTGCAGAAACTTCACCAGGTCCTCCCAGTTTCCTGCACACAACCATCATGTTAGTATcttaatcaaataaaacaatacatgaCAATACATCCTGAATTTAGCATATACCCATAATTCTTCAGATCTAAGCACCAAATGATGAAGTTCCTCTTACCGCTTTGGGCTGCAGCTTGTCCCACCTCCATGTAAGCAGACGGGTCATCGGCCTTGATGTAAGAGTCAATGGCTTCTTTGACCAGGCCCTTCTGAAGCTGGGCCTTCGCCAGCTGACTCCACACTGGTGGCTCATTGCAGCGCTCAGCGAACTCATACGCTCTGTCCAGATTACCGATGTGCTCAATCAGAACCTGGACAAAACGAGACAGCAGTCAGATCATGTTACATCAAGATCAATAATGCAATTCTGGTGGCCATTATAATCAGGATTTAGGTCAGGTATGACATTCCTGAATAAGATACCCAGCTTAAAACTGTACACAGACAGTTATAAACACTTTTGGgttcatgtttttactttttaaacatCTTAACCTCAGTCGAACAGTAGTCCACTGACCTGCACAGCAGAGGTGTTGACATCAAATTTTCTAAAAATAGCAAAGGCCTCCTCAAACAGCTCATTGCTGATGGCGATGTTCGCAATGTCTGGGGCATCGTAATTGTCCAGACGGTTGATGTACTCCATAACACGTGTCCGATCGGCTTTAATGGCTGTCAGGATGAGCAGGTTCTGGAGGTTTCTGAAATTACCAACAAAAGGACAGTCAAAAGACAGTGAgggttttattttctatgtggctgaaaaagtacaaatacatttttaatacagtgaaaaaaaaagctgaacagATGACTTATGTCCAAAACTTTCAAAATCAGGCTCAAAGGACTTGCTGCTCACTGCTACACCTTACGAACACCTTTACTGTTTTGGAGAGTGGATATTGTGGAATCACAAAAATGCCCAAGCCAGCAAAAAACAACCTGGAAATACAGGTAACATCAAGCCTCTCTCACCTGTGCTCGCTAAAGACAGAGTTATCCAGGACAATCTTCTCCAGGAGCTCGATGAGCTCATTGGGAAGGTCAGCAGTCATGAAAGCCTTGACTGTGACAGACACCTCTTCTGGATCCTGGGTCTCGGACAAGGCTGTCTGCAcaacctgcagcagagagggacaACAGACTTGATGCAccacagctgaaaatatccTGAATTACAGTTTAACAAGCCTAGAACAAAATGTTAATGTATCTAATATGAATCATATGAGCTTTGTCTTATAGGACTGATGTGAAAGTCCATGATACCAGCAGCATTTTGCATGAACAGTGTAAATCAATGAGTTAATGCAGCATAATATAGTATTAGAGACACCAAGGGGGTTGTACCTGGTCGATGAGGGGTCTTCTGTAATTGTTGGTCTCCAGCAACACGCTCGCCCACAGCTCAGGGTTCTTGCGACGTACAAGGTAGCGGGACAGACTCTTGAAAAGTGAGTTCTCATTGCACACCTAcagcaaaatatacaaaaacagtTAACATGAGAAGCAGCAACAGTTCAGACATGTCATGAAAGTGATGTATGCACATTAGAACAactaaaacaggaaacattaataaaaaaaaagcaacaccaCACACAACTTGGTGCATTTGTCATAAAGCATGGCTAGTTGCATAGAATACGAGTTGGTATAATCCAATCGCCTCAACACAATACTGCTCGCCAAAATAACCCATGGTGTAATGTTGCCATCACTGAAAACATCCAACATTATGTTCATAACTCAATTAACCATGTATTTGCCCTCAATGAAAGTATGATTTAAGCTCACATGAATCAGTTCCTGGTCACACTGCCCTCTTTCATAAGCCACACAGGCCAGGTGGGGGTCTCTCTTCTCGCAGTACTTGCCGACCACGCGGCTGTCGTAGAAGGGGTTCTCCCTGAGGAAGCGCTCAGGGTTGTTATTGCTGTCGATGTAGATCTTGGCCAGAGCGTTGTGGGTAGCGGGCTCCTCGCAACCTTCATGAATACGGGCCTCCAaccaaggcagcagcagcttcagtctggACAGAGACACATGGTAAGGATTTCACAGCACTCCGGCAACATttgtggaaaaaacaaatgctgaaTCATGACTCTATAAAACTAGGTTGCAACGGGTTGACGGAGTGATTTCTGCTCTGCAGTTCAAatagctcctctcctcttaccGATTTCTTTTCTCCACTTCAGCGACCAGCTCGTCTGTGGAGAACTGCCCTCTAACCACCATGATCAGGTTCTTGATCACATCCTCAGCACAGTCCACATCCAGTAACCCTCCAATGACTACAGGCAGACGGCTTGGGTTCACCTGGAATAAACGATTATAAAGTTATGACATACATATTCAAGAGCAAAGGCACAGCAATAGTTTATTTTAAGTGGAGTGAGACAGTCAAATTTCTACAAGCAGGCTTCACATCTGTGGGACAGTataaaacatttcaagcatGGAGCAATTTCACAAATGGCAGACTAAGCAAAAACCCTTGTAAAGTAGGTTGagtaaaatgtttctttatttgCTGTTCTGGATATTTAAAAACACCTTTTCCACCCTGCAAGGAAGTATGTGTGTACCTTCTGCACGTAGATCTCAATGTATTTCTGCAGGCTGTTGCGATACAGGTACAGCACCAGATCATGGACAAAATCAAAGCGGTCGCACACAATGATCAAAGGCAGCTGGTCAGTCAGCTTGGCTTCCTGtagagcaaaaaaaacaacaacaaacattttattgtcTATAAATGCCAAATGGACAAATCAGTGGCAGAAAGGTTGGATCATATCATGGTGAAATTTTTATTCTgcactggtccatttctgacCTTGAGGAAATTCTTCACACGTTCAGGGTCGTAGCAGTTGCTCTCTCTGCAGATTCTCTCCACCTCCTTGATCTGGCCCGTCTTGCAGGCGGCTTGGATGTATTTGAAGTGGACCTCTGGATCCTGGCTGAAGTTCACAATGGAACCCAAGAAGTAGAACAAACCTGAAAGACCAATAAAAAAGCAGAGATCAACAAAACTAACAGCAACTATCTTTTAGAACAGTGTTAAAGcaggtttttcaaaatgaaaaggaaaatcaaGATTGCTTGGCTTTATACATTCCCCGTTTACCTTCGAAGCTCTTGAATGACTCAAAAAGTTCAGTGAGGGACTGAGTACTGAGCTGCTCGTGGTACTTGGAGGCAACCTGGACACAGATCTGCAGGTTCTGGCGGATGTTCGCAGACAGCATGGCCCTGAGACACTCCAAGGAGTCCTCCACTGACAGGGAGCCAAAGAAATTCACCAaccactgcagagaaaaaagaaaacaatcagcaATGCAAAATCAAATATGTTAATCACAAACCAATTGAATACATGCTTTTCAAATGAGAATGTGTAGAAAACAGGATTACAGTCGTGTTTGTGTCAACTTCAGTGTTAGTGTTTTCTTGTACCTCTGGGTtgagaaggtgtgtgtgcaccacAGCGCGCTTGATGTCATACAGGTCAGTGTAATGCTCCAGCGCCCTCTGCAGGAGACCAGCCTTCTCACACAGCTGTGCCACATGAGCGCGATCATAGTGGGTGAACATCTGATTGCCCAGGATGGCATCTGCAACCTGCACGACGTCACACAGGGACAAAGACGTTTCAACACTGTTTGAAACTTTCTTTACAGGAAACTTTGCAACAAGGGCAACAGGAAATTAGATTTAgtgaaaagcttttaaaaaaagaaaccttaCCGTTAATAAACTCACTCTTAGTTtcaaaaagaataatttaaaagaattAAATCAAACTGCTAAATCTGATGATTATCAGTTATCATTAATTATAAATCTGATTCATAATCTCAATGAATCAATCATGAATTTGTAACTGTCGAGATAATAAATGTGTTCATTCTGGCATTCAGAATTGTAACACAACAGTTCAGATTGGCTGACAGAAGTCTAAGTGAGGTAATTATGTACCTGGGGT
The Pempheris klunzingeri isolate RE-2024b chromosome 4, fPemKlu1.hap1, whole genome shotgun sequence genome window above contains:
- the LOC139199860 gene encoding clathrin heavy chain 1-like isoform X2; this encodes MAQILPIRFQEHLQLQNLGINPANIGFSTLTMESDKFICIREKVGEQAQVVIIDMADPNNPIRRPISADSAIMNPASKVIALKAAKTLQIFNIEMKSKMKAHTMTDDVTFWKWISLNTVALVTDNAVYHWSMEGDSQPIKVFDRHSSLAGCQIINYRTDAKQKWLLLIGISAQQNRVVGAMQLYSVDRKVSQPIEGHAAGFAQFKMEGNTEESTLFCFAVRGQAGGKLHIIEVGTPPTGNQPFPKKAVDVFFPPEAQNDFPVAMQISSKQDVVFLITKYGYIHLYDLETGTCIYMNRISGETIFVTAPHEPTAGIIGVNRKGQVLSVCVEEENIIPYITNVLQNPDLALRMAVRNNLAGAEELFARKFNTLFAAGNYSEAAKVAANAPKGILRTPDTIRRFQSVPAQPGQTSPLLQYFGILLDQGQLNKFESLELCRPVLQQGRKQLLEKWLKEDKLECSEELGDLVKSVDPTLALSVYLRANVPNKVIQCFAETGQFQKIVLYAKKVGYTPDWIFLLRNVMRISPEQGLQFSQMLVQDEEPLADITQIVDVFMEYNLIQQCTSFLLDALKNNRPMEGPLQTRLLEMNLVHAPQVADAILGNQMFTHYDRAHVAQLCEKAGLLQRALEHYTDLYDIKRAVVHTHLLNPEWLVNFFGSLSVEDSLECLRAMLSANIRQNLQICVQVASKYHEQLSTQSLTELFESFKSFEGLFYFLGSIVNFSQDPEVHFKYIQAACKTGQIKEVERICRESNCYDPERVKNFLKEAKLTDQLPLIIVCDRFDFVHDLVLYLYRNSLQKYIEIYVQKVNPSRLPVVIGGLLDVDCAEDVIKNLIMVVRGQFSTDELVAEVEKRNRLKLLLPWLEARIHEGCEEPATHNALAKIYIDSNNNPERFLRENPFYDSRVVGKYCEKRDPHLACVAYERGQCDQELIHVCNENSLFKSLSRYLVRRKNPELWASVLLETNNYRRPLIDQVVQTALSETQDPEEVSVTVKAFMTADLPNELIELLEKIVLDNSVFSEHRNLQNLLILTAIKADRTRVMEYINRLDNYDAPDIANIAISNELFEEAFAIFRKFDVNTSAVQVLIEHIGNLDRAYEFAERCNEPPVWSQLAKAQLQKGLVKEAIDSYIKADDPSAYMEVGQAAAQSGNWEDLVKFLQMARKKARESYVETELIFALAKTNRLAELEEFINGPNNAHIQQVGDRCYDDKMYEAAKLLYNNVSNFGRLASTLVHLGEYQAAVDGARKANSTRTWKEVCFACVDGKEFRLAQMCGLHIVVHADELEELINYYQDRGYFEELITMLEAALGLERAHMGMFTELAILYSKFKPQKMREHLELFWSRVNIPKVLRAAEQAHLWAELVFLYDKYEEYDNAIITMMNHPADAWKEGQFKDIVTKVANVELYYKAVQFYLEFKPLLLNDLLIVLSPRLDHTRAVNFFSKVKQLPLVKPYLRSVQNHNNKSVNEALNNLFIIEEDYAALRTSIDAYDNFDNISLAQGLEKHELIEFRRIAAYLFKGNNRWKQSVELCKKDKLYKDAMQYASESKDIELAEELLAWFLMEDKKECFAACLFTCYDLLRPDVVLETAWRHNIMDFSMPYFIQVMREYLSKVDKLEASESLRKQEEQATESQPIVYGTPQLMLTAGPNVAVPPQQAYGYGYTAAAGYGQPPQPSFGYGM
- the LOC139199860 gene encoding clathrin heavy chain 1-like isoform X1; this encodes MAQILPIRFQEHLQLQNLGINPANIGFSTLTMESDKFICIREKVGEQAQVVIIDMADPNNPIRRPISADSAIMNPASKVIALKAAKTLQIFNIEMKSKMKAHTMTDDVTFWKWISLNTVALVTDNAVYHWSMEGDSQPIKVFDRHSSLAGCQIINYRTDAKQKWLLLIGISAQQNRVVGAMQLYSVDRKVSQPIEGHAAGFAQFKMEGNTEESTLFCFAVRGQAGGKLHIIEVGTPPTGNQPFPKKAVDVFFPPEAQNDFPVAMQISSKQDVVFLITKYGYIHLYDLETGTCIYMNRISGETIFVTAPHEPTAGIIGVNRKGQVLSVCVEEENIIPYITNVLQNPDLALRMAVRNNLAGAEELFARKFNTLFAAGNYSEAAKVAANAPKGILRTPDTIRRFQSVPAQPGQTSPLLQYFGILLDQGQLNKFESLELCRPVLQQGRKQLLEKWLKEDKLECSEELGDLVKSVDPTLALSVYLRANVPNKVIQCFAETGQFQKIVLYAKKVGYTPDWIFLLRNVMRISPEQGLQFSQMLVQDEEPLADITQIVDVFMEYNLIQQCTSFLLDALKNNRPMEGPLQTRLLEMNLVHAPQVADAILGNQMFTHYDRAHVAQLCEKAGLLQRALEHYTDLYDIKRAVVHTHLLNPEWLVNFFGSLSVEDSLECLRAMLSANIRQNLQICVQVASKYHEQLSTQSLTELFESFKSFEGLFYFLGSIVNFSQDPEVHFKYIQAACKTGQIKEVERICRESNCYDPERVKNFLKEAKLTDQLPLIIVCDRFDFVHDLVLYLYRNSLQKYIEIYVQKVNPSRLPVVIGGLLDVDCAEDVIKNLIMVVRGQFSTDELVAEVEKRNRLKLLLPWLEARIHEGCEEPATHNALAKIYIDSNNNPERFLRENPFYDSRVVGKYCEKRDPHLACVAYERGQCDQELIHVCNENSLFKSLSRYLVRRKNPELWASVLLETNNYRRPLIDQVVQTALSETQDPEEVSVTVKAFMTADLPNELIELLEKIVLDNSVFSEHRNLQNLLILTAIKADRTRVMEYINRLDNYDAPDIANIAISNELFEEAFAIFRKFDVNTSAVQVLIEHIGNLDRAYEFAERCNEPPVWSQLAKAQLQKGLVKEAIDSYIKADDPSAYMEVGQAAAQSGNWEDLVKFLQMARKKARESYVETELIFALAKTNRLAELEEFINGPNNAHIQQVGDRCYDDKMYEAAKLLYNNVSNFGRLASTLVHLGEYQAAVDGARKANSTRTWKEVCFACVDGKEFRLAQMCGLHIVVHADELEELINYYQDRGYFEELITMLEAALGLERAHMGMFTELAILYSKFKPQKMREHLELFWSRVNIPKVLRAAEQAHLWAELVFLYDKYEEYDNAIITMMNHPADAWKEGQFKDIVTKVANVELYYKAVQFYLEFKPLLLNDLLIVLSPRLDHTRAVNFFSKVKQLPLVKPYLRSVQNHNNKSVNEALNNLFIIEEDYAALRTSIDAYDNFDNISLAQGLEKHELIEFRRIAAYLFKGNNRWKQSVELCKKDKLYKDAMQYASESKDIELAEELLAWFLMEDKKECFAACLFTCYDLLRPDVVLETAWRHNIMDFSMPYFIQVMREYLSKVDAIKEKVDKLEASESLRKQEEQATESQPIVYGTPQLMLTAGPNVAVPPQQAYGYGYTAAAGYGQPPQPSFGYGM